One Campylobacter sp. MG1 genomic window carries:
- a CDS encoding chaperone NapD, with translation MISSLVVIANEEFENEIKNIKDANIEQVIDKKFIVLIEASDFDNTLATFNAIKRLDSVIDVNMAFSEASEFDLEINAQKIADKVNALGNAENIEYYGNIYNKY, from the coding sequence ATGATTTCATCTTTAGTAGTTATTGCAAATGAAGAATTTGAAAACGAAATAAAAAATATAAAAGATGCCAACATAGAGCAAGTAATTGATAAAAAATTTATCGTTTTAATTGAAGCTAGTGATTTTGACAATACTTTAGCAACTTTTAATGCCATTAAGCGATTAGATAGTGTTATAGATGTTAATATGGCTTTTAGTGAAGCTAGTGAATTTGATTTAGAAATTAACGCTCAAAAAATAGCAGATAAAGTAAATGCTTTAGGCAATGCAGAGAATATTGAGTATTATGGAAACATTTATAATAAATATTAA